The segment TGAAACATAAAAGGTTAAAAAAAACATAACTAAAATATAATTTGCGTGTAACTGCAAAATATTATGTATCTAACAACCTCCTCTTAATATTTCAATATGTAGATGGTGATTTCTTTTACGAGCTCATTCATTCCTCTTTATTTATGATTGGAACTTTTTAATTTAAGAATACATTTAAAATACACGTAGAAGCAATAATTGTTATTTCAACCTCTTAATATTTCAATATGTAGATAGTGATTTCTTTTACAATCTCATTCATTCCTCTTTATTTATGATTGGAACTTTTTAATTTAAGAATACATTTAAAATACATGTAGAAGCAATAATTGTTATTTTGAAATAGAAAATTTTGTTTAATGTGACTAATATTTTAGCTTTcattcaaaaaataataaaatttaaacttaacatatttatctatttattcactAAGTGTAACATCCCaataaaaacataaagaaaatgaaagatgttttattttgaagtTTTTATTAATTAAAGAAGGATAGGCCCGAACATTTGCGTAACCACCATGAAGGAACACAATAGGGAGGAAATCACAAGCAGTGAGACCACTGAGAAAAAAAAGCGAAAAAAGGACAAACCCTTTTTTGAAAAGAGGCTTTTTACAGGAGCATCCAACCTACTAGAACTTACTAAAGGAGAGAAGAAAGGAGAGGAGGCTTTTGACCGGAGTTGGGAGTCGGCAGGAGACAAGGGTCTCGACTCTGATAATATAAATATCTTTCACCAATCCCAAAAGAGAAAGGGGATAAGGAGAAGGACCTTTCCTCCTTCAACGAACAACTGTCTAGGCAATACTATCAATCAACTTCTCAAAAGAAGGTTCAAGACGAGAACCCTCATCAAAAATATCAGCAACCACCAGAGAGTGAGATGCAAGAGAACAATGCAAATCAGTGGCCATGACAATGATAACTATTTAGAAAGCAAGAAAACTTTTCAAAAGGCTCTACAAGGTATTTGACAAATCCATCTTACAAGTATTGATCTAGAGATTCAATTAAAATTGTATATCTAGAAATTCAATTTAAAAACTCTAAAGATTAATAAAGTTaaaactctcttctttggaaatagtaTGAAATGATATAAAAATATCAAATAGTATATTATTTTAATAAGGGTTTGGCATTCATAAAATAAAAACCCAAACTACACAACCATTTTCATTTCTTTAGAAAACTCATGCATCATTATCCCGAATCAGAAAGTGGGAGTTATTAATTTATCATTAAAACACTTACTTGTACTATTCTCAATTGTTGTTTAAAGGGGATATGTCAAAATAGACTCATGCCCAAAATTGACTCAAATTTGAATTAAATTGAGACTTGATCTACTCTAAGGTTATGAGAAATTAAGATTCCTAGATTGTGAGCTCACATGACATATGCAAGTAAAATGATGGTTAAAGAAGCATATCAATAAAATTGGTGTGTTATAGGATAGATTATTCTCCCTATATTTTCTTTTGTTCAAAACAAGTCAATAAGTTTGGTATTAGATGGCTATAATATATATTAAAGGAAAGGATATGCATAAACTTTTTAGAATACATATGAATAGATTATTATGCTTAGATGGACATGTTGAATATTTCATTTTCACATTACTTAAGCATGTCATTTGTTGTAAGGTATATATTAGGAAAGAATGTTCAATATATCAGGGCTTGAAGCTCATTAGGATATAgatatcaaaacataacataaatgtATAATAAATTTTGtaaattacattttttattttatttgagttTCTTTTGTCATGAGTCATACAAAGTTTCTTTAATGAAGAGTTATTACCATGGTTAAGTTTATCATCCTCTTATTATAAGACcaaaacatatatattattatgtATTTGTCATAGAAAAAAAAACAATTATTACTACTTAAAAgttagaaaaaataatttaaaaaatttataatatgaTTTCTAATTAatcaatttttcaattaattaattaaataccatTAATACAAATGATAATATAATCTTTAATAAAATCTTCctcaaaattatataatattacttaatattaaattattaacaaAATAAGATTTTCTAAAGAGCACTCATCATCATTCTAATACTAATGAGCAGAGAACAAGGGGAAGTTACACCATTATAGTCAAGTACTAGGCCTAGTGAGTATACTTTTAACAATCGGATCTGAGGACAAGTTTTCCTTTTATTTGTCGACCTTGTTTATCTTGCAACGTCTGTAGTCTGCGAATGTTTTGGCAGCAAACAAGGCAGGACTGTGATCATCGAGCAACTCTTTCATGGGGGCTAGTACTTTATTCCCGGGAGGAATGCAAAACACTGGCCATGACATTCTAACCTTGTCTTTGCTCACCACGCTCCTGTGAAAAACGTTCTTGTACTTGCCATTGCTCAATATCTGCACATTTATCAAAACTCCATCCCAGTCATGTCAGCTCTTACAAACAAAGAGATGATGAGAGTAAAGAAAATTTAAGAAAACCTTAAAAAGTAAAAACCTGTAGTGTATCGCCGATGTGGACGATAATGGCGTTTGGAACATAATCAACAGCAACCCAGTTAGAGTCTTTGTGAACTTGTAGTCCAGGAACTTGGTTCGATACAAGCAGAGTTAAAGCGCTCATGTCAGTGTGAGGGACAACTCCCAGAGCGAGCTCCGGCTGAGGACAGGGCGGATAGTAATTTATCTTCATCTCCATTTCCATATTTTCCCCACCAATCGCTTCCTTCAATGAACATTCTTGCAGCCCAAGATTGATAGAAAGAGCAGAAAGCAGCTTATCTACCACGCCCATAATCTCTCTCCCATATTCTTCACATACCTCTCTGCAATACCAACTAAATCATTTCTCTAACATTTGTCATATCCATCATTTTGACGATGGACCACAGAGTGTGATATAAACATTGATGTAAGAAAGAaacacacaatcgaatctagaaataATTTGATAATTGTTTATCATCCATCAACCATCAAATTCTAAGTAAAGacacttattttatttaattaattttttttaaaatgatactTACAAAATTACTCTGAaatcaataaaatctatttattaaaATAATGTGAGAGGAGTCACTTAaacaaatcaatcacatagaatgCACTGCTTAAACTAAATCGTAACCAGTCCATACTTCAAAGAGAGATTTATATCTGTAAGAGGACGGGCGCCTAGGTTAAAAATTGAGGTCCTACTAAAATCATGCTTTAAATAATGACACGagttaaataaacaataaattcttAACAATTCATTTGCATTAATCATCAATCATCTTGACGCACAATGACGTTTTGTTAGAAcccattattaatatgatttagATAGAAACCCGAACGGATTCACACGTCAAATAgagatatttatttatatatacctGTAAGAAGAAGGGCGTCTAGGCCAGGTATTAAAATTCTGGCGGGAAGGAGGCCACAGTAGATGGAAATAGTAGTCAGTCCACCCCAGCTTTCCCTCAATATTGTGTGCCAGTTTAGTGCCATAGCCTTCAAGATTGCCTTCCTCGGCATTGTTGGCATACGTTTCCTTTTCTTCCTGAGGAAGATCGAAGAACTCTTTTCCCACGGCTTGCAAGCGTCGGATCAAATCTTCTGAAACTCCATGATTCACCACTTGAAATATTCCCCACTCCTGAGCTGCACTTCCTATTTCTGCAACCGTTTGTTGGAGTAGATCAGGTGATGCATCTAACTTGGACATGTCTATGAGCGGAATTTTGGCAGAAGGAGCATTGAGAGCAGGCCTCTCATGGTTGGCTCTGATGAACTGAGAAGGTATTGCCTCTATTCCACCCATCGCAATGGATTGCACTCGAACTGCTGCCATTACACCAGATTGCTATAACACAACAGAGGATTTGTGTTATGTGCTTAGACTGTGGGAACATAGTTTCCTTATATAGACTATAGCGTCCTCGTATTGGAAAGCCATAAAAATTTTCATTGCAGAGACAAGGCTACGTGGAAGAATGAGTTCCACTTGTTATAGCAGTACACAGCAGAGGGGAAGAGTACAATGAGTTCCACTTGTTATAGCAGTACAGGggattgatattttttttaattaaatagtacaaataaaaattgctgtttgaaatataaaatatcaatttttgtgtgttcgtatattaataattacaatagACTGTATTAATAGTTgtgattttaaagttgttattgttatgAAATGTATCATTAGTTGTAAAAAGCAATCAATCATGTGATGTCTtatcagctgcacaagtatagaGATCTCTTCTACATGTCTATTGGTCTCACTTCTTCTTTTTTTtggctattttggacaccttgacaaaaagcacGCTGATGTGGCACcatgatgatgtggccttgaaaccttagttataatcAAGGGATTTTATACCATGTAAGTTGTTGTAAAAGATTGGGAGTGATTCGAAAtgtccacgtaagattttgagaagctcgTAGTTAGGATGCACAACTATTGGATCCTCTCCCTAGGAGGACAACTAAAGAAAATATCAATTACCCTCCAAAATTATATAAAAGACCTTAGATAAGCTTTGGTCTAAAAAGAATTTAAAGTGGAGTTTCATGACgacttaaatttttatttttttaagaaaggAAGATCTTATGAAAACAAGagacgcaaagcgtcaagttcctgcctATAGTTATTATAGTGTAGAGTAGTTATTAGTAGATAACGTAGTTATTTATGGATATGAATATTACAATTGTATTAGCtataactataataataataataagataatAATTGCTTATTAAGTTAAATCAAGAGTGTGCATAAATAGAGAGTAATGGCCTAGAAAGTAAAAAGTCTACAAATTTATTAGTTACTTGTTGGTCTATAAATTTTGTGaatttttcaaattattatttATACACAAGAATTTAATATTTTCATATTTATAGTGGATGAGATAAGATTTTTGtagattatttataaaaaaaattatttttatatctTGTAAGATGAAACACCACATTTAATGTATACAgtaaaatatgaaattatttatttgttttatagaattaattgataaatattttttatgCATGTTTGATGCTTTTTCCTATACAGAATTGTGGGAACTTTTATTAGCATCTACTATAAAACTAAGAAGGTAAGAAAAACACTACAAGCATGATGAATACATTGAATTATTCGGTAATAAGACAATCATCGCATTTTAAGTGTTGTGAAATTTCaacattttgaagattacaataCAAAACATTATAACAGTTTGATGAAAAACCTTGAAATATGCTTAAGATGTATATCTTCTTGCACTTGTAAAAAATACAAACTTTTtacaataaaaatgaaaattagAAGATTAAAAATAGAACCTAAATTCTACTACACCATTGTCAACGAGGAAACACAAATAAAATTATAGCTTGTGAAACTTTctcatctttttattatttttatttagtaCCTACATACACTTTATCAAATGTCATGTACCAGAGCTCTATAATGAATTACTGGTTAATTGACTTCAGTTGGCTGCAAAGAATTATGTTGTGTTTCTGTAAATCTTTAtaacaaaagaaaaacaattaGACAAATACATAGATAAAGTTGGCAAATTAAGTATGAGGGTTAAAAGGAAAAAACTTACCTTTCTTGCAATCCAGACAATTAAAGCAAAAAGTTGTATGTGGCTTTTTTTTTTGCAATATCAAAGTTAAGAAGAAAGCTAGTTGAAGAATTTGTCCATGAAAAGGCTGCTATTTCTGCTCAAAAATTGGTGTCAAGATAGTTGAATGCTTACCATCTATTTTGTTATGAGGGTTATATAACTAAGAATTAGTAATTATTTTTtctattgaaataaaaaataattatagatTCTAAGAGCCTAGAAGATCTTGAGCAGTAGACAATGCTGACATCTCAAGGATCTCAAACTTACAATTAAGGAAGAACAATAATCTTACACAAACCCTGTTGTTGTATAACAATAATCCAATAAGCCCAGCATTAAGAAAAAAATTACAACTCGAATATGATCAGAAACACACCCGTGCaagcacaaggtgatatcaaacaCTCCTCTGCCAATAAACCAACTTCACCCAACAAAAAAATTGGAGTTGATTCCAAGCAAATTCTGCAGATTGGATCAAATTGCTCACCCCCTGTACCCATGCATATTTTGGCAGTCCGAAATTGAAATCATTTTGACTTGATACTAATATTTCCTGTCAAGGGTAATAAGAAGCTTTAGTTGGATTTCTACTTGCTCAGGATATGCATAATCCTCACTACCAATTTAGGAAGCAGTGATAATTGGTCACTGTAGCCTTCATAGTTTGCCTCAACTTGCACTTACCATTTCCTTTCACATTAAACATAAGACATATCCTAAACACAAACTTATCTTACATTTATCACATTACCACAACACTATTGAAATAAAAGATTCACAATCCAATTGTTCCTAACATAACTACCAAAGCAAAAAACTACAAACTTCTTCTGGTCATTTAGGGAAATCACTGTGACTTTTAGTAGTGGCTTCAACATATAAGCTAAGTCACAAATCTAACAAATACCACATATCAAAtgctatattaaaaattaaaactacTTATAGTATACCTGAAAAAAGATGAACACATTGATGGTGTTCTCAACCATATAGTTACTAACTCAAACTTTCATTTTAGTCTAATCCTAGAAAAATACATATAATCTCTTATTACATTGTTTGTGGTTcacaaaacataagaaaaacaGTATGGTTGACATTACCTTGATCACAATATTGTGCATTCTCAATTTATAAGCAAGGTTATCATTCATAAATAATTAGTTATATACAAATCCACACAAAGGTTACTATATGCTACCAAACCAAAATATTCCAATTTAAAATTGAATTGTGCTTCACATGCAACACAAAGAttagttgaaaaaaaaattgatttcataCTATTAGTGAACACGATAACAAAACATAAGTCAAACCAACAGAAATTTAAATCAAATTTCTCTAACAATGCTCATCCAGAAAGGTTAACTAGAAAATTGCTTTACACGATTTTC is part of the Cryptomeria japonica chromosome 10, Sugi_1.0, whole genome shotgun sequence genome and harbors:
- the LOC131066603 gene encoding flavonol synthase/flavanone 3-hydroxylase; its protein translation is MAAVRVQSIAMGGIEAIPSQFIRANHERPALNAPSAKIPLIDMSKLDASPDLLQQTVAEIGSAAQEWGIFQVVNHGVSEDLIRRLQAVGKEFFDLPQEEKETYANNAEEGNLEGYGTKLAHNIEGKLGWTDYYFHLLWPPSRQNFNTWPRRPSSYREVCEEYGREIMGVVDKLLSALSINLGLQECSLKEAIGGENMEMEMKINYYPPCPQPELALGVVPHTDMSALTLLVSNQVPGLQVHKDSNWVAVDYVPNAIIVHIGDTLQILSNGKYKNVFHRSVVSKDKVRMSWPVFCIPPGNKVLAPMKELLDDHSPALFAAKTFADYRRCKINKVDK